The Malus sylvestris chromosome 3, drMalSylv7.2, whole genome shotgun sequence genomic sequence ACCTGAACTCGGAGGCAATCCATACAAAGACGACCCGGTACCCACACCCGGACCACCACCAGCCGACCCAGCACCACCTAGTCCAACACCCAGCCCACCAGCACCACCTAAACCATAACCCCCAGGGCCGCCATAGTTACCATAAGGCCCACCCAACCCTCCATATCCGCCACCACCACCCAAACCCGAATTCACCTGGTTTCCGATACCAGACAACCCAGGCCCACCCAATGGATGGTGACCCAACGGAGGCTGGCCCTGAAGCCCACTGGTATACCCACCATAAGAACCAATTCCACCTGGGATGCCGTACTGCCCAGGAATCGAAGACGGTGGTGCCATCCCCATCCCATCGCCGTGCGTATTGGACCCACTCCCGGGTCCTTGACCCTGACCCGGCCCGTCTGACTTGCCCTTTTTCCCATCAATCGCCAATTTACAAGTCAATTGCCTCCCCTCGATGTTCTTCACCGGATCGACGAGTGCCGCCTGAGCCCCCTCCGGAGTCTTATACACAAACAGCGCATACCCCTTGCACTTCCCAGTCTGCTTATCAAAGCCTAGCGGCCCCTCCTCTATCTCCCCGTACAGGGCAAAATGGGCCAAGAGCTTATCCGACGGCATGTCGTACGGAACATTGGCCACATATATCTTCCGCAACGATACGTCGGCGACGCTGTTGGAGGCAGTGTTGGAGTTCGAATTCCCCGCGGAGGCGAGCTGCGTGACGGTCATGCGGCCGTCGATCTTCTTGCTCGGTTCTTTCAGGGCCATGAGAGCGCCGTCGACATGGCGAAACGTGACGAACCCATAACCCTTGGATTTCCCGGTGGTTTTGTCGAGGATGACGATGGCCTCCTCGATCTCTCCGTAGGCGGAGAAGAGGGATCGGAGGCCCTCAGTGGTGGTGTCCCAGCCGAGGCCGCGGATGAAGAGCTTGCGCTGGGAGGCGTCGGGATCGGCGATGGAGCGGACGGCGTCGAGGACGTCGACGTGGCGGGAGAGGGCGTCCTGGAGAATGTCGAGGAGTTGATCGGGGGTGAATCGCTCGATGAGCCTGCGAGCGTCTTCGGGGGAGAGCTTGGGGGCGGAGGAGGGATCTGTGTCCAGAACGACACCGTTTTCGTCGAGCTTGCGCTTCTTGGTTGCGTCCattgggagaagagagagaaagagagagagagaaagagagagagaggataaaccctaaccctttgggaagaggaagagagcagAGAGGGAGGGTGAGGGGTTGGGAGTTTTCCGAGTAAGTGATTCTTCTGTGTGCTTTTATACTGGATGGATACCTTGGGCCTCTTCATATGAGTAATTATTCTAGTTAAATGGGCTTTGACGAGAGTATTGGCTTTTCGTAGTATGGACTAGACCGGAACATATGTAGCTATTTGGGCTTCTCGTGCCAGA encodes the following:
- the LOC126614359 gene encoding UBP1-associated protein 2C-like; translated protein: MDATKKRKLDENGVVLDTDPSSAPKLSPEDARRLIERFTPDQLLDILQDALSRHVDVLDAVRSIADPDASQRKLFIRGLGWDTTTEGLRSLFSAYGEIEEAIVILDKTTGKSKGYGFVTFRHVDGALMALKEPSKKIDGRMTVTQLASAGNSNSNTASNSVADVSLRKIYVANVPYDMPSDKLLAHFALYGEIEEGPLGFDKQTGKCKGYALFVYKTPEGAQAALVDPVKNIEGRQLTCKLAIDGKKGKSDGPGQGQGPGSGSNTHGDGMGMAPPSSIPGQYGIPGGIGSYGGYTSGLQGQPPLGHHPLGGPGLSGIGNQVNSGLGGGGGYGGLGGPYGNYGGPGGYGLGGAGGLGVGLGGAGSAGGGPGVGTGSSLYGLPPSSGGLPSGRYPEGGHYGLSAYQNQHHQQAGTSPHPRVPQGGMYPNVPPYF